The sequence below is a genomic window from Silene latifolia isolate original U9 population chromosome 7, ASM4854445v1, whole genome shotgun sequence.
AGCCTGAAAATTAGACAAAATACGCAAAAACAATTCTGTTTCCAGTGTCCGCACATCCCGGAATGTTGTTAGTAGATCCGCCGCTGTTGCCATTACCTTATTCAGATGTTAATAAGCAATAAAGATGCTATCTGATATGGTGTTTCTCCAATAAAACTTTCACCCATGATGGTAGTTGTACTCCTTGCCACAGTTTAAAGATCCGATACTACGTGGACCTCATTTTGCTAAATATCTTATAAACCGACTTCTATATTTCCATTCTTTTTTGTGCGTTGCCACTTAATTCCATATGAGTATCACCTACTTCCATTCTCTTGTATTGAATAGTCACATGAATGTTGTTCAGGTTATATTGAAATGGACTCTGCAGTGCTAACTCAGGAAACTCCCAGAATATCCACTAAATTGTGGCCTCCTAGTAAGGGTACCAGGGTATTGTTTGTAGAACGGATAACAAAGAATCTTACAACTCCCTCAATTTTCTCCCGAAAGTATGGCCTTCTGAGTTTGGAAGAAGCTGAAATCGATGCAAAGAAAATTGAGGAATCAGCTTTCCATCATGCAAATGAACATCACAAGGAGGAACTATTTAGTGACGGGAGTTCTGCTGTTTTACTCTATGCAAAAAAGTCCAGTAAATTCATGCTTGAAGTTCTTAGAAGAGGGCCCACTGTCCTAGACAACGCAACACTTGAAATAACACGAGATTTAAATCAAAAAACGGTTTTCGACATCTCTGGAGGTCGTCGGTCAGTTATCCACACCGAAGACGCTGAGGAGCTTGTAAAACCATTAAAAAGCTCATCCAATTCATATTCTAGAATCTGCTTTAGTAACACAAGCTTTGGCGTGGGTGCTGCTCTTGTTTTTCAGCCCGTCTTGGTTTCCTTGAGAAGTCAGCTGAAGGAAGTTGACCTGTCTGATTTTATTGCTAGTAGACCAGAAATCGAAGCTCTAGAAGTTATGGAGATTTTCGCTTCTGCCCTTGAAGGTTGTCAACTGAGGTACCTAGACCTGTCAAACAATGCCTTGGGCGAAAAAGGGATTCGAGCATTTGGTTCACTTCTAAAATCGCAAAATAATCTCGAGGAGCTGTATTTGATTAATGATGGAATATCGGAGGATGCTGCACGAGCAGTGAATGAATTGATTCCTACCACTGATAAACTGAAAGTCCTTCACTTCCACAATAACATGACCGGAGATACTGGGGCAATATTCATCTCTGAAATTGTAAGACGTTCACATTTATTGGAAGATTTCCGGTGTTCTTCTACAAGGGTGGGCGCTGAGGGTGGGGTCCAACTTGCCGAATCACTAGCCACGTGTACCCATATGAGAAAACTTGATTTGTGTGATAACATATTTGGTGTGGAAGCCGGGTTAGCTTTGAGTAAGACACTTCATAATCTTGTTAATATTGTTGAAATTTACCTTAGCTACTTGAACTTGGAAGATGAAGGAGCAGAGGCAGTTGCCATTGCTCTAAAGGAGTCGGCCCCTTCTCTTGAGGTTTTGGATATGGCTGGGAATGAAATCACAGTTAAAGGAGGACCTGCCTTGGCCTCATGTATATCCTCTAAACAGTTCCTGACCAAGTTGAACTTGGCTGAAAATGAGCTCAAGGATGACGGAGCCATATTAATAGCTAAAGCATTAGAAGAAGGGCATGGGCAACTATGTGAATTAGATATGAGCTGTAATTTAATCAGAAATGCCGGAGCTCAATACCTGGCACATGCTATCTTGAATAAACCTGGGTTCAAGAAGCTTAATATCGATGGTAATTACATTTCTGATGATGGAGTGGATGAGGTTAGAGATATACTTAAGGGCTCGCCTTATATTCTCGGACCATTTGACGACAATGATCCCCAAGGAGAGGATACTGATTAAGGATGGCATAATTTGAATATATTGAAAGCACAATACAATACTGTGTGTTATTATTAAAATAGATAGGAACTATTATATAAGAGTTATTCCTTCCTTCTAAATTTGATCAAGCGAGAGGAACATGATGTTCCTTTCCGTCTCTGTGACTGTGGCTTAATACTTAAGGATTTCCTTCTTCCGAGTACTTTCTTGTGGGACGATTTTACTGGAATAATTAATGACAATGAAGTTTATTTGATTGAAAACAGTCAGATGCGCGAACTGCTTGTATACTTGTGTTTGATATTGTTTCAGAATGTAAAGCTCAGGCCTGAGCCCATGACATTGTTTCTGAAGAGTGAAGAGCAGTGTAAGTTGCTGCATTGCTGATGTATTAAAAACACTCATATCTTCGATTAGTTTTTCCCCAAAGTGTAATTTAGTAACTTCATTTATCAATGGAAACGGTTTAATGATGGTGATAAACGGTAACTCACGAGTCAACTGAATTTACGATACAGATTGCTGATGAAATTTGATTTAATCAATGAAAAAGCTTAAACAAAACTTTTCCAATCGCTACTATATTACTTCACCTTTGTTCAGAACTAGCAAGCAGATCACTGATGAACACGTCTTACTGAGAGAGTAAAAACCTACTCCGTACAAGACTACACTCCCTACGTCAGATTTAGCTGAATTACCCAGCTCTTTATTTACCTAAACCTAAATTTTTACTTGCAAAATCTCAACTAACCTAACTGAAAAGGTAATCTACCATCATTTAGCGAAGTAGATGCATCAGTAACGTCGAATTTGGCACAGCTGACACCGGACACCTGATTCTCTCGTGGAATAATAAAAGTAGACTCCTTTTGGGTGTTGGGTGTTTCATCCGTGTGATCAAAGAACGGGACCTGAAACGGTAACAGACACATAATTTAAGATTGTTAACTATGAGCAACTAAAGGTGATGGAAATTGGAAAAAACTCTTTTGTACTCCTtctgtcccggttatttgttgtcctttttcattttggggtgtttcggtcaattgttgtcctttctattttaggattacatttgatgagcaatttgatctttcacactcaatttggtccacttgtcatcttataGTTGGCCCTctccctttccttggtctttgtgccaaaacaaaaggacaacaattgaccgggacagagggagtataatataatTTCTCACCTTTGGCCCATCACTTTTCGGATGGTGTCAACGTCGAGATGTTCTTGGGGGCCTGCGAGGTGAAATTCTGGTTGTTTCTGGTTTATCAATCACCTGTTTTGCATGACGAACAAAATTCATAAGAGATATTCACAGATTAGGCATTTAGGTGTTGTCCAAGACCAGGTCCTTTACATACTTCAGATGCTAATTAAAGTGAACCTTGAGCCTTGGTGTATGATAAAGGAGGTGTAATCTAACTAACAGATACTTGCATTAAACATGTGATGCTGACATTTATTCAGCAAGGGTTCGTAACTGTGAAAACCAGCCATGTTCAGCAAAAAGATATACAGTAGTACTTTTTTGGTGTTGGCTGAGAATTCCCTACTAAAGGCAAGTCAATGTGTAGACTCGTCACAacttttgtttatttcatttgcaAAAGTCAGGAACCATGAGGATATGAAAAGCAATGATACACCCTTGTGATTGATGCTACTTAACTATACACCCTAACACCCATACTATGCGCAAATAAATCGGGACTTGTAAGAAAGTACTTACAGGCATGCAAGATATTCCATTGTGTGTCAAAGTCAAAGGGTGAGAGGATACAGATTGAGGTCCGAAAGGATGCGATATTCCTCTTGATTTAAGCTCATAATCCTCCCATCTCAATTCTTCATGAGATTTACTTTGATAAACGGGCATACTAGAGATTGAAAGGAATCGTTCTATGCTATTCTCTGCATTCTTGGTGGCTGCATATGGTACGCTCTTGCTTCCTTTAATCATACCTGTAGAAGCTTGTGTAACACCTAAACCAATTTGCAGGCGAATAACTGTTATTTCATTGCTGGAATATCAATCAGGTCAACTGTAAACTAAAAAGGCTTTCATAAAACTTGTATCCATGGTAACACTACCAATACGTCAAGGAATTTCATACCACCGTTCACATTATTTCTCGTTATATGTAGCCCAATAAAAAGATGTCCACATTTTGGCAGCTTCAATAGATATTTCCAAGTATCAGCATTTTTTTACCGGTAATTTCACATCTTTTTCAGATTCCGGCTGCATTGGTAGATGCAAGGTGTATGTATTTGTGAAAAAAAGGGGCTTATATAAGAGAATGATATACAGTAAAAGGGCTGGAAATCCATCTCAAATTTCACATTTTAAAAAGAAGATGTAACGCATTTGGCAAACTTTTTCAGATTCCGGTTACATTGGTTGTGAGCTTTTATAGTGTTATGTTGAATCTGCAACATCAACCAATGCTGCGTTTTTTTACCATGCATCTAGCGTAGGCTAAGTATTTCCTAGGTTGTGCGCGTAAACTGTAGCTGTAAAATGAAAGCTGAAATACGTAGAGCACATACGACCAGGACCAAAAACTAATCTGCTAATTAATCATGCAAACACAGAACAAAACAGTCAATCGAAACGCACTAGACTTACCAGCAGTAGTTGATGTCATAAAGTTTGATCCTGACGACTGTGAAAAAGACGCAGGTGCACTTCCTGTGGGGGCATTGTTACACATATGATTGGTGAACGCTGCAGGTGAACCAGAAGTTCCTGTGGGGGCAGCTGCAACTCCTATGAGCATAAAGTTGAATGAACAATATTGATATTGCGATGAGTCAATATATATTTAGCAATCATAATGTGTTTGTAGCGTACCTGAAGAGTCGAGGACGagggcacctaagagggggagggggtgaattaggtgtctatttaaaatttaagcttaatgaaagcttctttaaaaaactcttaaacactttaaacaatgcttagatgaaaggagaagtcgatacttagaactagagagttaaaagtattcaacaacgattcagcaagcagAAGTTACAGTGTACTCAACAGTTGATTCTGTAAATAAAGACGTGAGTAGagtgtgcagcggaaataaaacgaaatagacacgactaacgatgtttttaaaaactggttcggtcactactccgtgacctacgtccagcgctattttattaaacgtctcagaagtaaactcatacaaactaagaccaccccgagtaataaaacaactccccaacctactccggttgctaatgcttaaaagctactccgcttccaagacttttgctttgagctactccgccgaaagactccttgcttaaagctactccgcaataagactcttgctttgggctactccgccgaaagacttcatgctcaaaagctactccgcttcgaacACTTCgtgcttaaggataactctatcctaagacttaGTTCGGTTCTACCCGTTTGTTACAagaccacttatctcaatgttgttcactcaattgaacggaggagataaagtttaagtacaaaacacgggatccttgaacacaactaaaacgactaggtgcaacaacaaactcaagtaaaagactcaaaagataaataaacaaacttgcaaaagattcaaagatttgaaaatgataaacggttttgcaaagttaatttactcgattgaaagcttaagcctttttcagtttaaaactcgtttgttgcacacttgtaaaaatgaattaagcaagctaAACGTAAAAATGAAACCAGGTTGTGCACTTTAACAAAGAtttaaatattttcgaaatatttctttcaaagacgagccttaattaactgttgactcaactgttgtttttgcacctaaacgtaaattcgtgttaaacgatcaccttacaacacatgacattagcactaatgactatcttcatctttgatcttcatgatgacattcttgataaccttgaattgacaattggagcttcatgctacatggttaaacttaagaggcacacaattaaataacaaatgagattaatttgtcttaaggcatcatcaacacaatcttaatcaaattgggtttcttcaatttccccctttgatgatggcaagacaAATAAAATTCAGTGTGCAATTCCCCCTTAATCCATGGTCAAGGTTAACAAGTCAAAACATGATCAAAATAAGAAGCATTAATACATGGTCATTGAAAATTAGTCAAATTTTTCGTTAGCCTAGGTTGAACATATTATCGCCAAGTAAACATAGTTACGGTGTACGCAAGCCTAAGAGTCATTGAATCACCACCTGCAATTTTAAacaacttccccctcttgacatcatcaagtaggAAGAACACAAGTCTAaataaggattagagttatacaaaacaaattgttcaacaactaacAACATAACCAATATTAGTAAATTATCACAAACA
It includes:
- the LOC141592241 gene encoding RAN GTPase-activating protein 2-like: MDSAVLTQETPRISTKLWPPSKGTRVLFVERITKNLTTPSIFSRKYGLLSLEEAEIDAKKIEESAFHHANEHHKEELFSDGSSAVLLYAKKSSKFMLEVLRRGPTVLDNATLEITRDLNQKTVFDISGGRRSVIHTEDAEELVKPLKSSSNSYSRICFSNTSFGVGAALVFQPVLVSLRSQLKEVDLSDFIASRPEIEALEVMEIFASALEGCQLRYLDLSNNALGEKGIRAFGSLLKSQNNLEELYLINDGISEDAARAVNELIPTTDKLKVLHFHNNMTGDTGAIFISEIVRRSHLLEDFRCSSTRVGAEGGVQLAESLATCTHMRKLDLCDNIFGVEAGLALSKTLHNLVNIVEIYLSYLNLEDEGAEAVAIALKESAPSLEVLDMAGNEITVKGGPALASCISSKQFLTKLNLAENELKDDGAILIAKALEEGHGQLCELDMSCNLIRNAGAQYLAHAILNKPGFKKLNIDGNYISDDGVDEVRDILKGSPYILGPFDDNDPQGEDTD